Proteins co-encoded in one Amaranthus tricolor cultivar Red isolate AtriRed21 chromosome 7, ASM2621246v1, whole genome shotgun sequence genomic window:
- the LOC130818383 gene encoding transcription initiation factor TFIID subunit 15-like — protein sequence MNRPGDWNCRSCNHLNFQRRDSCQRCGDPRPDGRGGSDYSSYGRSSGPSFGGGFAGPDVRPGDWYCSIGNCGAHNFASRSSCFKCGAYKEESGSLDGITRSRGIFLGSAGGSGRSGWKSGDWICTRLGCNEHNFASRTECFRCREPRDSGSNSEY from the exons ATGAATAGGCCAGGAGATTGGAACTGTAGGTCATGCAACCATTTGAACTTCCAAAGAAGAGATTCTTGCCAGCGTTGTGGGGACCCACGTCCCGATGGTCGAGGTGGTAGCGATTACAGCAGCTATGGAAGATCTAGTGGGCCATCCTTTGGTGGTGGCTTTGCGGGCCCGGATGTAAGGCCTGGTGACTGGTACTGTAGCATTGGCAACTGTGGAGCCCACAACTTTGCTAGTAGATCCAGCTGCTTCAAGTGTGGGGCCTACAAAGAGGAATCTGGCTCACTTGATGGCATCACCCGCTCTCGTGGAATCTTCCTTGGTAGTGCTGGTGGAAGCGGCCGCTCTGGCTGGAAATCTGGTGACTGGATATGCACTAG GTTGGGTTGCAACGAGCACAATTTTGCAAGCAGGACTGAGTGTTTCAGATGCAGGGAACCAAGGGATTCTGGCAGCAACTCTgaatattaa
- the LOC130817721 gene encoding uncharacterized protein LOC130817721, whose translation MASFEPIIRMDENAFIRREKMQQPKMGRKALTDMTNSKKPLAKDRSSVKNLNSLKAPEKVVHPKISRKPLGDLTNSKQPCINEKQSKKNCTENVSTVKKEKLYSFASGEGFLHNHNECIKANRQSLNMSMDYFLETVALKRDPLALQLNQLHKSSTLELDTSMKIQEMEFLDISAPPSPPTPRFAGSPCRDLDFKNLELSPLRLKDSPVRG comes from the exons ATGGCATCTTTTGAACCAATCATTCGTATGGATGAAAATGCATTTATTCGTCGAGAGAAGATGCAACAACCTAAAATGGGCAGGAAAGCTCTTACTGATATGACTAATTCTAAGAAGCCGCTTGCAAAGGACAGGTCATCAGTGAAGAACCTCAACAGTCTAAAGGCACCGGAAAAGGTGGTGCACCCTAAAATTAGCAGGAAACCTCTTGGTGATTTAACAAACTCGAAGCAGCCATGTATAAATGAAAAACAATCCAAGAAAAACTGTACTGAGAACGTTTCTACTGTCAAGAAAGAGAAACTCTATAGTTTTGCTTCAGGGGAAGGTTTTCTGCATAACCACAACGAGTGCATCAAGGCAAATCGTCAATCATTGAATATGAGCATGGATTATTTTCTAGAAACGGTTGCACTCAAAAGGG ATCCTTTGGCTCTTCAGCTCAATCAACTGCACAAGTCCTCAACATTGGAG CTGGACACCTCCATGAAAATCCAGGAGATGGAGTTTCTGGACATCTCGGCTCCTCCAAGTCCTCCAACACCAAGGTTTGCTGGTTCTCCTTGTCGGGATTTGGATTTTAAGAATTTGGAGCTTTCACCCTTGAGGCTTAAAGATTCACCAGTTAGGGGTTAG